In Cicer arietinum cultivar CDC Frontier isolate Library 1 chromosome 1, Cicar.CDCFrontier_v2.0, whole genome shotgun sequence, one DNA window encodes the following:
- the LOC101490217 gene encoding auxin-responsive protein SAUR71 encodes MKQLIRRLSRVADSSEYTLLRTDSSNRRRPSRRVESFRMEVLSKIRRSSSVVPEGHVPIYVGDEMARFVVSAELLNHPIFVKLLNQSAQEYGYEQKGVLRLPCNVCVFERVLEALKLGQDTRHIIELLNSSSSSSSEEEEEEKFC; translated from the coding sequence ATGAAGCAGTTGATTCGCCGTTTATCACGAGTGGCTGACTCTTCCGAGTACACGCTACTCCGAACTGACTCAAGCAATCGCCGGCGACCTAGCCGCCGAGTGGAATCGTTCAGGATGGAGGTTTTATCGAAGATCCGGAGATCTTCTTCTGTTGTGCCGGAAGGTCATGTTCCGATCTACGTCGGAGATGAGATGGCGCGATTCGTTGTCTCTGCGGAGCTTCTGAATCATCCGATTTTCGTGAAGCTTTTGAATCAGTCGGCGCAGGAATACGGTTACGAACAGAAAGGTGTGCTTCGATTACCGTGTAATGTTTGCGTTTTTGAGCGCGTGCTTGAAGCGTTGAAGCTTGGTCAAGACACGCGCCACATCATTGAACTTCtcaattcttcttcttcatcgtcGTCGGAGGAGGAAGAGGAGGAGAAATTTTGCTGA